A genomic stretch from Longimicrobium sp. includes:
- a CDS encoding N-acetylmuramoyl-L-alanine amidase: MLTIVLDPGHGGARADGRPGIDPGVIVEGVKESAVAVAYTAELTRALLRAGHQVVTTRTGDNVALTLSDRAGIANRCPGRVVFASLHCNAAPGAAAHGFQVFHCRGSDAGQRLGETITAAVVPAVAPRTDRVGVFPDQSIHCGYTQAANEYVASLREDRRLDWKAADGKVRERFGPHRGYRSLAVLRQTTMPAVLIELDFVTNPSARARLLDDGYRRSVCAAIASGFTTWAS; the protein is encoded by the coding sequence ATGCTCACCATCGTGCTGGACCCGGGCCACGGGGGCGCACGCGCCGACGGCCGCCCGGGGATCGACCCCGGCGTAATCGTCGAGGGTGTCAAGGAGTCCGCGGTCGCGGTGGCCTACACGGCCGAGCTGACGCGCGCCCTCCTGCGCGCTGGCCACCAGGTCGTCACGACGCGGACAGGGGACAACGTCGCCCTCACGCTGAGCGATCGCGCAGGAATCGCGAACCGCTGCCCAGGGCGAGTGGTGTTCGCGTCTCTCCATTGCAACGCCGCGCCAGGCGCAGCAGCGCATGGCTTTCAGGTGTTCCACTGCCGCGGGTCCGACGCGGGGCAGCGGCTTGGAGAGACCATCACGGCGGCCGTCGTGCCCGCCGTCGCGCCCAGGACGGATCGCGTGGGAGTGTTTCCGGACCAGAGCATCCACTGCGGCTACACTCAGGCGGCGAACGAGTACGTCGCGAGCCTGCGGGAGGATCGGCGGCTGGACTGGAAGGCTGCAGACGGGAAGGTGCGCGAGCGCTTCGGGCCCCACCGCGGCTACCGCTCTCTCGCGGTGCTTCGGCAGACCACGATGCCGGCCGTGCTGATCGAGCTGGATTTCGTGACGAACCCGTCCGCGCGCGCGCGCCTCCTGGATGACGGCTACCGCCGGTCCGTGTGCGCGGCGATCGCGAGCGGCTTCACCACGTGGGCGAGCTGA
- a CDS encoding phage tail tape measure protein: MSGTRHEIEVALTPTGGPETVRLFGLVNASLHETAGAATTVAAATVGVDRAIESTNLRGFAGAAANAAGQLKPIAPAATRAAEGVWLLEAATTQETAAGKVLNGTLQGSAESMNTIPPAAAAAAEGIETLAAESSRAGNQVEALLTDMNALVKDGFDRVVSGSGRARKALKDVVPPELAAELKVIEARLKDLHEQHDAGGRIQGVGNSMTMGITVPVMAAAGAATAMQLSFENSLTQLETLVGISSEQVREWRGELMEMAPAVGQFAAPLTDGMLAITGAGVRGAEAMELLEYSAKGASMGLGEVNDVARLGTAAAQAYAEQQLGGKRALEIIFATAREGNFEVSQLAGSMGRVLPIAAQLGVEFEDVGAFIASFTKVNGDASQSVTGLVAFLQALIAPTKEGAETLAKVGLSAAKLREEVKDKGLTQALIDLIALFKNSPEELVKVIPSIEGLVGALGTAGLQSADFTLVADNIHKSANVIDDAWAIVEDRDGHKLKTATIELSNLGITIGAELAPALVDLVRAGVPVIHFVGDVVEGFGLLPGPIKTTAFVIGGVVVAMGPFITVLGTGVQLLTSVRIAAATASAANALGGMPVLLSGTAAAGVAAGAGAETAAAGITAANAAARGLAITLGVGAAVLVGLGLLAAAFGNAASKAREMGETGEESVRKVQAALTQMDVATLQGEEAAVRGSLERVRQDLARERAAYRGLSDKPVVVAVRRVGTGERETLVNEYGPSEQDQAEQRLQVLALQQVQLEQRRAQIAAEIASQRAAAAQAAEARRLADATARRGAQLLGVEDPDDEKKKRTPIQLGLPGTRFSDIPQMGVGSAAALALQPLDAEVNTAFAAVQGHFADLSTRSAELTVELAVAGETLDRLPRGSEAFKDTNERVHDLRIELQSVNTELAAVLAGMQQLGRQEGISVDAKGLLPMMPFTPDPAALQAITDHGLRQLQAFATQPGRRDSYGRLVNGRGTLADVVARDQQTTTSSMRKRDVEMAARAGIQWGDLSEAQRATAGKEKDYAALFRKFHEGADEMDRAAAVAVGAMGDVALAWIEGSADIEQAVISSLTTIAQGLPGMDPFTGALIGTLGKVIGGLFASRERDREDDRVQRVRLEEYSDRALQQQKRREGPDRVTLQMIDSRTGRTTSETEYFLRRRAQRDAVERLPPATTP, from the coding sequence ATGAGCGGCACCAGGCACGAGATCGAAGTGGCACTGACCCCGACAGGCGGGCCGGAAACGGTCCGCCTTTTCGGGTTGGTGAACGCTTCACTCCACGAAACTGCTGGGGCTGCAACGACCGTGGCTGCGGCGACGGTCGGAGTGGACCGTGCCATCGAGAGCACGAACCTGCGTGGGTTCGCAGGTGCCGCCGCGAACGCAGCGGGCCAGCTGAAACCGATCGCTCCCGCGGCCACCCGGGCGGCAGAGGGCGTGTGGCTACTGGAAGCCGCCACGACTCAGGAAACGGCGGCGGGCAAGGTTCTGAACGGTACCCTGCAGGGCAGCGCCGAGTCCATGAACACCATTCCGCCGGCGGCTGCCGCCGCGGCGGAGGGTATCGAGACCCTCGCAGCCGAAAGCAGCAGGGCAGGCAACCAGGTCGAGGCGCTCCTCACCGACATGAACGCCCTCGTCAAGGACGGTTTTGACCGGGTTGTTTCTGGGTCCGGGCGCGCGCGCAAGGCGTTGAAGGACGTGGTCCCGCCGGAACTCGCGGCCGAGTTGAAGGTCATCGAGGCTCGCCTGAAGGACCTGCACGAGCAGCACGACGCGGGCGGCAGGATCCAGGGCGTCGGCAACTCGATGACCATGGGGATCACCGTGCCGGTGATGGCGGCCGCCGGCGCAGCGACGGCGATGCAGCTGTCGTTCGAGAACTCGCTGACTCAGTTGGAGACGCTCGTCGGCATCAGCAGCGAGCAGGTGCGCGAGTGGCGCGGCGAGCTGATGGAGATGGCGCCCGCGGTGGGCCAGTTCGCGGCCCCTCTGACGGACGGAATGCTCGCCATCACCGGCGCCGGTGTGCGCGGCGCTGAGGCGATGGAGCTGCTGGAGTACTCGGCAAAGGGCGCGTCGATGGGACTGGGCGAGGTCAACGACGTAGCCCGCCTCGGCACCGCCGCTGCCCAAGCCTACGCCGAGCAGCAGCTGGGTGGGAAGCGGGCGCTGGAGATCATCTTCGCGACTGCCCGCGAGGGCAACTTCGAGGTCTCTCAGCTGGCCGGCAGCATGGGAAGGGTGCTGCCGATTGCCGCCCAGCTGGGCGTCGAGTTCGAGGACGTCGGCGCGTTCATCGCGTCGTTCACCAAGGTCAACGGAGACGCCTCCCAATCGGTGACCGGGCTGGTGGCGTTCCTCCAGGCGTTGATCGCCCCAACAAAGGAGGGCGCCGAAACACTCGCCAAGGTAGGACTCTCGGCAGCGAAGCTACGGGAGGAAGTCAAAGACAAGGGGCTCACCCAAGCGCTCATCGACCTGATCGCGCTGTTCAAGAACAGCCCAGAGGAGTTGGTGAAGGTCATCCCCTCCATCGAGGGCCTGGTGGGGGCGCTGGGCACTGCGGGGTTGCAATCGGCCGACTTCACGCTGGTCGCTGACAATATCCACAAGTCTGCCAATGTCATTGACGATGCATGGGCCATCGTCGAAGACCGTGACGGCCACAAGCTAAAAACCGCCACGATCGAACTGTCGAACCTGGGAATCACCATCGGCGCCGAGCTCGCGCCGGCGCTGGTGGACCTGGTGAGGGCCGGCGTTCCCGTGATCCACTTCGTCGGCGACGTGGTGGAAGGGTTCGGGCTGCTGCCCGGGCCAATCAAGACGACGGCGTTCGTCATCGGCGGCGTCGTGGTGGCGATGGGTCCGTTCATCACCGTGCTTGGCACCGGGGTCCAGCTGCTCACGAGCGTGAGGATCGCCGCGGCAACGGCCTCCGCGGCGAACGCCCTCGGAGGTATGCCCGTGCTGTTGAGCGGGACCGCTGCAGCTGGTGTCGCGGCCGGCGCCGGTGCTGAGACGGCCGCCGCCGGCATCACCGCCGCCAACGCCGCCGCACGGGGGCTCGCGATCACCCTGGGCGTCGGCGCCGCGGTGCTGGTCGGACTGGGGCTTTTGGCCGCCGCCTTCGGGAACGCCGCCAGCAAGGCGCGCGAGATGGGCGAGACTGGGGAAGAGTCGGTCCGGAAGGTCCAAGCGGCGCTCACGCAGATGGACGTAGCCACGCTGCAGGGCGAAGAGGCGGCAGTCCGAGGGTCGCTTGAGCGCGTCCGCCAGGATCTCGCGAGGGAGCGGGCGGCATACCGCGGCCTTTCCGACAAGCCTGTCGTCGTCGCGGTCCGGCGCGTCGGCACTGGTGAGCGCGAGACGCTCGTCAACGAATACGGTCCCAGTGAGCAGGACCAAGCCGAGCAGCGTCTCCAGGTGCTCGCGTTGCAGCAAGTCCAGCTCGAGCAGCGCCGCGCGCAGATCGCCGCGGAGATCGCGAGCCAGCGGGCTGCGGCCGCACAGGCTGCTGAAGCACGACGCCTGGCAGACGCCACAGCTCGGCGCGGCGCCCAGCTGCTCGGCGTAGAAGATCCAGACGACGAGAAAAAGAAGCGCACTCCAATTCAGCTCGGGCTCCCGGGCACGCGTTTCAGCGACATCCCGCAGATGGGCGTCGGCAGCGCAGCTGCACTGGCGCTGCAGCCTCTGGATGCCGAGGTGAACACCGCCTTCGCCGCGGTGCAGGGACACTTCGCGGATCTGTCCACCCGCTCGGCCGAGTTGACCGTTGAGCTCGCCGTTGCAGGCGAGACGCTGGACCGGCTGCCACGCGGAAGCGAGGCCTTCAAGGATACAAACGAGCGTGTCCACGACCTCCGCATCGAGCTGCAGTCCGTGAACACGGAGCTGGCTGCCGTCCTTGCGGGGATGCAGCAGCTCGGGCGACAGGAGGGAATCTCGGTCGATGCGAAGGGCTTGCTCCCGATGATGCCCTTCACTCCCGACCCAGCGGCATTGCAGGCGATCACCGACCACGGCTTGCGTCAGCTGCAGGCGTTCGCAACTCAGCCCGGCCGTCGCGATTCGTATGGCCGCCTGGTCAACGGCCGCGGAACCCTTGCGGACGTTGTGGCGCGCGACCAGCAGACCACAACCTCGTCGATGCGAAAACGCGACGTTGAGATGGCCGCCCGCGCGGGAATCCAATGGGGGGACCTGTCGGAAGCGCAGCGGGCGACGGCCGGAAAGGAGAAGGACTACGCGGCGCTGTTCCGGAAGTTCCACGAGGGCGCGGACGAGATGGATCGGGCGGCCGCGGTAGCCGTTGGTGCGATGGGAGACGTGGCGCTCGCCTGGATCGAAGGCTCGGCCGACATCGAGCAGGCGGTGATCTCCAGCTTGACGACGATCGCCCAGGGCCTGCCTGGAATGGACCCGTTCACTGGAGCTCTCATCGGCACCCTTGGCAAGGTGATCGGCGGGCTTTTCGCCAGCCGTGAGCGCGATCGCGAGGATGATCGGGTGCAGCGTGTCCGCTTGGAGGAGTATTCTGATCGCGCGCTGCAGCAGCAGAAGCGGCGTGAGGGTCCCGATCGTGTGACCCTGCAGATGATCGACTCGCGGACCGGCCGCACGACCTCTGAGACGGAGTACTTCCTACGGCGACGAGCCCAGCGCGACGCCGTCGAGCGCCTTCCTCCAGCAACTACCCCCTGA